The Saccopteryx leptura isolate mSacLep1 chromosome 2, mSacLep1_pri_phased_curated, whole genome shotgun sequence genome has a window encoding:
- the RPAIN gene encoding RPA-interacting protein isoform X1 — MAQPSGSQRRSLYKLVGSPPWKEAFRQGCLERMRNSRDRLLNKYRQAGGSMPGVTQSTLIVQEVMEEEWNALQSMQSCPEALTQWKEPMGLVELEEIQQELIDQEQSIIREYEKSLQFDEKCLSVILAEWEANAIICPVCTKYNLRITSGVVMCHCGLYIPSHSLELTEQKLQAALEASVNEHSAHCPHTPEFSVTEGAEKKSSLLMSCLACNARAVII, encoded by the exons ATGGCACAGCCGTCAGGATCTCAGCGCCGCTCGCTGTACAAATTGGTTGGCTCCCCTCCATGGAAGGAGGCTTTCAGGCAG GGATGCCTGGAAAGAATGAGAAACAGCCGGGACAGGCTCCTGAACAAATACCGCCAGGCTGGAGGCAGTATGCCAGGGGTAACTCAGAGCACCCTTATAGTGCAAGAGGTGATGGAAGAAGAGTGGAATGCTTTACAGTCGATGCAAAGCTGTCCAGAGGCCTTAACCCAG TGGAAGGAGCCGATGGGCTTGGTTGAGCTGGAGGAAATCCAACAGGAGCTGATTGACCAAG AACAGTCCATCATCCGGGAATATGAGAAGAGCTTACAGTTTGATGAAAAGTGTCTCAGTGTCATATTAGCTGAGTGGGAAGCAAACGCCATCATCTGTCCTGTGTGTACAAA GTACAACCTGAGAATAACAAGCGGTGTGGTCATGTGTCATTGTGGCCTGTACATCCCGTCTCAC tctctaGAATTGACAGAGCAGAAACTCCAGGCCGCTTTGGAGGCCAGTGTGAATGAGCACAGTGcacactgtccccacacaccTGAATTTTCAGTCACTGAAGGGGCGGAGAAAAAGTCCAGTCTTCTCATGAGCTGTCTG GCTTGCAATGCTCGAGCTGTGATCATCTAA
- the RPAIN gene encoding RPA-interacting protein isoform X2, protein MAQPSGSQRRSLYKLVGSPPWKEAFRQGCLERMRNSRDRLLNKYRQAGGSMPGVTQSTLIVQEVMEEEWNALQSMQSCPEALTQWKEPMGLVELEEIQQELIDQGLQCSSCDHLKPAFTHVVLLDWKQLFHLRRGPVNTNLSFITYFVLKLFKHLGSPCFVMQVEGEGIEIEKTTHLKEKLILLSIIMLYKNLEIRDL, encoded by the exons ATGGCACAGCCGTCAGGATCTCAGCGCCGCTCGCTGTACAAATTGGTTGGCTCCCCTCCATGGAAGGAGGCTTTCAGGCAG GGATGCCTGGAAAGAATGAGAAACAGCCGGGACAGGCTCCTGAACAAATACCGCCAGGCTGGAGGCAGTATGCCAGGGGTAACTCAGAGCACCCTTATAGTGCAAGAGGTGATGGAAGAAGAGTGGAATGCTTTACAGTCGATGCAAAGCTGTCCAGAGGCCTTAACCCAG TGGAAGGAGCCGATGGGCTTGGTTGAGCTGGAGGAAATCCAACAGGAGCTGATTGACCAAG GCTTGCAATGCTCGAGCTGTGATCATCTAAAGCCAGCCTTTACTCACGTTGTTCTACTGGATTGGAAACAACTGTTCCATCTGAGAAGGGGTCCTGTAAATACAAACCTTTCATTTATAACTTATTTTGTATTAAAACTTTTCAAACATCTAGGCTCTCCATGTTTTGTAATGCAAGTTGAAGGGGAAggaatagaaatagaaaagaccACTCACCTTAAAGAGAAACTAATTTTACTGTCCATTATTATGTTAtacaaaaatctagaaataaGAGACTtgtaa
- the C1QBP gene encoding complement component 1 Q subcomponent-binding protein, mitochondrial, translating to MLPLLRCVPRALGSAVAGLRAAAPSASLRSLLQPAPRPCTRPFGLLCVRAGSARRPGLLRPREPCACGCGCGALHTEGDKAFVEFLNDEIKEEKKIQKHKSLPKMSGGWNLEVNGTEAKLVRNVSGEKITVTFNINNSIPPTFEGEEEQQQSQGQKAEEQEPELTSTPNFVVEVIKSDGKKALVLDCHYPEDEVGQEEECESDIFSIREVSFQSTGESEWKDTNYTLNTDSLDWALYDHLMDFLADRGVDNTFADELVELSTALEHQEYITFLEDLKSFVKSQ from the exons ATGCTCCCTCTGCTGCGTTGTGTGCCCCGCGCGTTGGGTTCGGCAGTCGCCGGCCTCCGCGCCGCCGCGCCCTCCGCGTCGCTTCGGTCGCTGCTGCAGCCCGCGCCTCGGCCGTGCACTCGGCCCTTCGGGCTCCTCTGTGTGCGCGCGGGGTCTGCGCGGCGGCCCGGCCTTCTGCGGCCTCGCGAGCCCTGCGCCTGTGGCTGCGGCTGCGGCGCGCTGCACACCGAAG GGGACAAAGCTTTTGTAGAATTCCTGAATGATGAaattaaggaggaaaagaagatacAGAAACATAAGTCCCTCCCCAAGATGTCTGGAGGTTGGAATCTGGAAGTGAATGGGACGGAAGCCAAATTAGTGCGGAATGTTAGTGGAGAAAA GATCACTGTCACTTTCAACATTAACAATAGCATCCCACCAACctttgaaggggaagaggagcagcagCAGTCCCAAGGGCAGAAGGCTGAAGAACAGGAG CCTGAATTGACGTCCACTCCCAATTTCGTGGTTGAAGTTATAAAGAGTGATGGCAAGAAGGCCCTTGTGCTGGACTGTCACTATCCAGAAGATGAG GTTGGACAAGAAGAAGAGTGTGAGAGTGACATTTTCTCCATCAGGGAAGTGAGCTTTCAGTCCACTGGCGAGTCTGAATGGAAGGACACAAACTACACACTCAACACTGATTCCCTGGACTGG GCATTATACGACCACCTAATGGATTTCCTTGCAGACCGGGGGGTGGACAACACTTTTGCGGATGAGCTGGTGGAGCTCAGCACAGCCCTGGAGCACCAGGAGTACATTACTTTTCTGGAAGACCTCAAAAGTTTTGTCAAGAGCCAGTAG